A region of Paenibacillus sp. JNUCC-31 DNA encodes the following proteins:
- a CDS encoding IucA/IucC family C-terminal-domain containing protein: MNPYLSTDLWKETVEDHSILLGEPPEHSVRTIALSELHDEMACREYIRWFQNYIDAPDMKVAASMLAKRLGYLWTTPLVTAMTFHHQHVTFQLENSFLYHPALSDHEGGTRFPFLAVNGLQAEGLTGDRGVWREKVLEEMFAVQLTPLLKTLAAIAPLSMSILWENIMVRIGRLFAPDEAETEQESKIIQEDFSYLTQVASGEVFGERKNPLTRFTDCKDNVHVAKSERITCCFYYQMSGEYCLKCPKIDNEKESQLK; the protein is encoded by the coding sequence ATGAACCCATATCTCTCGACAGACTTATGGAAAGAGACGGTAGAGGATCATTCGATTTTGCTTGGTGAGCCGCCTGAACATAGTGTCCGTACCATTGCTTTGAGTGAGTTGCATGACGAAATGGCGTGTCGAGAGTATATCCGCTGGTTTCAGAACTATATCGATGCGCCTGACATGAAAGTCGCAGCCTCCATGTTAGCCAAGCGGCTTGGCTATCTATGGACGACTCCGCTCGTGACCGCGATGACGTTTCATCATCAGCATGTAACCTTTCAGCTGGAGAACAGCTTTCTCTATCATCCGGCGCTCTCAGATCATGAGGGCGGCACACGATTTCCTTTTTTAGCGGTGAATGGGCTTCAGGCTGAAGGACTAACGGGAGACAGGGGAGTATGGCGGGAAAAGGTGCTCGAGGAGATGTTTGCGGTACAGCTTACACCGCTGTTAAAGACACTTGCTGCGATTGCGCCTCTTTCGATGAGTATTCTCTGGGAGAATATCATGGTACGTATCGGCCGACTATTCGCTCCTGATGAAGCCGAAACTGAGCAGGAAAGTAAGATAATTCAAGAGGACTTTTCATATCTGACGCAGGTGGCATCCGGGGAAGTGTTTGGTGAGAGGAAGAATCCGTTAACCCGCTTCACCGATTGTAAGGACAATGTGCATGTTGCCAAAAGCGAGCGAATTACCTGCTGTTTCTATTACCAGATGTCAGGTGAATATTGTCTCAAATGTCCGAAAATTGACAATGAGAAAGAATCTCAACTAAAATGA
- a CDS encoding helix-turn-helix domain-containing protein, with translation MPLQEQTSGWTDTAIKMLDGYSGTLQTGSVLRETDLTSNVLLLACGGEGELAMDGESCHIGASFACHVVKGASFTLTARSEDIHYIMIMYKASSMEGASLVIPSYRKHPLQTSFVQNPVTQAEWIENAEKIVVKWRRGEGLERFHANALLQGMIYELIMEYECGQGGAESDMVDVVASYITSHYRQNLELKELAALAGCSVRQLQRRFKQEKQLGPMEYVIQLRMENASRMLHHTDASIGEIADKMGYRDMYYFSRAFKKYYGVPPLRYRLAAAPKTDADYANALLQNRTASSYESAQGPVICHLRGEYIVTESPQRIAVLDVQYADHLLALGLSPAGSVGVGSAVSTFPQYIRAGLQGTELLGTYEYPDLLAVERLSPDLIICTEVHDQHVERLSRIAPVIMFQRNESWQTILSLFGELTGKRSEAKRILADYHRRTTLLSEELAPVLAGKSVALIRPLDSLVRVHSAAHRTGAVLYRDLGLPVPLFVADTSDTAYHISVDRLPAVHASHYFLLSNEMMQEGISATEQRVWRMLDTNERQRIHSVDAATWIGCYGPTGINGIVDQIAQALLA, from the coding sequence ATGCCGCTGCAAGAACAGACAAGTGGTTGGACTGATACGGCCATCAAGATGCTTGACGGGTATAGCGGTACTTTGCAGACAGGCAGCGTTCTACGCGAAACGGATTTAACTTCAAATGTCTTGCTGCTGGCATGCGGAGGGGAAGGGGAGCTTGCAATGGATGGCGAGAGTTGCCACATTGGAGCTTCTTTTGCCTGTCATGTGGTGAAGGGGGCATCCTTTACGCTGACGGCCAGATCAGAGGACATTCATTATATTATGATTATGTACAAGGCTTCTTCCATGGAGGGAGCCTCTCTTGTTATACCTTCGTATCGTAAACACCCATTGCAAACTTCGTTTGTTCAGAATCCGGTAACCCAAGCCGAATGGATTGAGAATGCGGAAAAAATCGTTGTTAAGTGGCGCCGCGGCGAAGGGCTGGAACGTTTCCATGCGAACGCGCTGCTCCAGGGCATGATCTACGAGCTGATCATGGAGTATGAGTGTGGTCAAGGCGGAGCGGAGTCCGACATGGTGGATGTGGTCGCTTCTTATATCACATCGCACTATCGCCAAAACCTGGAGCTGAAAGAACTGGCGGCCCTTGCGGGATGCAGTGTAAGACAGTTGCAGCGACGATTCAAACAAGAGAAGCAGCTGGGACCGATGGAGTACGTCATCCAGCTGCGGATGGAGAATGCATCGCGGATGTTGCATCATACGGATGCTTCCATTGGGGAAATTGCGGACAAAATGGGCTATCGCGACATGTATTATTTCAGCAGGGCATTTAAGAAATATTATGGCGTTCCCCCGCTGCGTTATCGTCTTGCTGCCGCTCCGAAAACAGATGCAGATTATGCAAATGCTTTACTGCAGAATCGCACGGCCTCTTCGTATGAATCGGCCCAAGGCCCGGTGATCTGCCATTTGCGAGGGGAGTACATTGTCACCGAATCACCACAACGTATCGCTGTACTCGATGTTCAATATGCCGATCATCTGCTTGCGCTCGGGTTGTCTCCGGCAGGAAGTGTAGGAGTAGGAAGTGCAGTGTCAACGTTCCCGCAGTATATCCGGGCAGGGCTTCAGGGTACCGAATTACTCGGAACGTATGAATATCCTGATTTGCTTGCGGTAGAACGATTGTCACCTGATCTGATTATTTGCACCGAGGTGCATGATCAGCATGTTGAACGATTAAGCCGGATCGCTCCAGTAATCATGTTTCAACGTAATGAGAGCTGGCAGACCATTCTAAGCCTGTTCGGTGAACTGACTGGCAAGCGGTCAGAGGCCAAGCGTATACTTGCGGATTATCACCGACGAACCACATTACTGTCCGAAGAACTTGCTCCAGTACTGGCAGGTAAGAGCGTCGCACTCATCCGTCCGCTGGATTCCCTGGTTCGCGTACATTCTGCCGCTCATCGTACAGGTGCTGTGCTGTACCGTGATCTGGGTCTGCCTGTTCCGTTATTTGTGGCAGACACCTCCGACACGGCGTATCATATCTCGGTTGATAGACTCCCGGCTGTACATGCCAGCCACTATTTTTTACTCAGCAATGAAATGATGCAGGAGGGCATATCCGCTACAGAGCAACGTGTCTGGAGAATGCTCGATACGAATGAGCGACAGCGAATACACTCCGTAGATGCCGCAACATGGATCGGCTGTTATGGGCCGACAGGTATTAATGGGATCGTGGATCAGATTGCGCAGGCGTTGTTGGCTTGA
- a CDS encoding Imm1 family immunity protein, with product MNPTWADSLRFLRRLDGDKYTLVFFEVSDTHSALVGGGPEYFVVSITMDDNIYTLMNDKQENSEISLVIGGQLGNYSDNICIELMPMLEVLKYFYETGKLHESHQWKQE from the coding sequence ATGAATCCTACATGGGCAGACAGTTTACGTTTTTTGAGAAGACTCGATGGAGATAAATATACATTAGTTTTTTTTGAGGTATCAGACACACATTCAGCATTAGTTGGAGGCGGACCGGAATATTTTGTAGTGTCTATTACAATGGATGATAATATATATACGCTTATGAACGATAAGCAAGAAAATAGTGAAATTTCTCTGGTTATTGGTGGCCAGTTAGGCAATTATTCTGATAACATTTGTATAGAATTAATGCCCATGCTTGAAGTACTAAAGTATTTTTATGAAACTGGTAAACTACACGAATCTCATCAATGGAAACAAGAATAA
- a CDS encoding DUF4279 domain-containing protein: MKLLKDKTEVMAYFCLFGDEFDPNHVTSILKIEPTNTAYKGDIINEKLRVKETSWTLGTEYEESLDVNHQLRKVVDTLRNKVKEINSIRIEHQLSTKFFIVIRIEEGETPALYFDSDFIEFVNMIHAEIDVDLYANPYNEKLE; the protein is encoded by the coding sequence GTGAAACTCCTGAAAGACAAAACCGAAGTGATGGCCTATTTTTGTTTATTTGGAGATGAATTCGATCCGAATCATGTAACTTCAATACTTAAAATTGAACCTACGAATACGGCTTATAAAGGAGATATAATTAACGAAAAGCTTCGAGTAAAAGAAACATCATGGACATTGGGTACAGAGTATGAAGAATCATTAGATGTAAATCACCAATTAAGAAAAGTAGTCGATACATTAAGAAACAAAGTAAAAGAGATCAATTCGATTCGGATTGAACATCAATTAAGCACGAAATTTTTCATTGTAATAAGAATAGAAGAGGGGGAAACGCCTGCTCTTTATTTCGATTCTGATTTTATTGAATTTGTTAATATGATTCATGCTGAAATTGATGTTGATTTGTATGCAAATCCATATAATGAAAAATTGGAATAA
- a CDS encoding P-loop NTPase family protein codes for MTIICLEGASSVGKSTTCQQFATQYDAFIVPETGFLFEAPQLEGKELMMWLLERQIDRWYIAYEKNQQHEYVILDGDIFKIWYSWIYGYEHLSLNETANFFREKLLKNEIALPDAYLLFWAEEDELRERKEMDQTRSRRNFHKHLRMIEPKMRYFHYLNELVPGYVGIHKAETVADNVHHIVKHSEKLPDIKKREIEIFDRVIDFYKSTTP; via the coding sequence ATGACGATAATTTGTCTCGAAGGTGCCAGTTCTGTAGGTAAGAGTACCACTTGTCAGCAGTTCGCTACACAATATGATGCATTTATTGTTCCAGAAACAGGGTTCCTTTTTGAAGCTCCTCAACTTGAAGGTAAGGAACTTATGATGTGGTTGCTGGAGAGACAAATCGATAGATGGTATATAGCATATGAGAAGAATCAACAACATGAGTATGTGATTTTGGATGGCGATATATTTAAGATTTGGTACAGTTGGATATATGGTTATGAGCACCTATCTTTAAATGAAACAGCGAACTTTTTTAGAGAGAAGTTATTGAAGAATGAAATAGCATTACCGGATGCTTATTTGCTATTCTGGGCAGAAGAAGATGAACTGCGCGAGCGAAAGGAGATGGATCAGACAAGATCTAGAAGAAATTTTCATAAACATCTACGCATGATTGAACCTAAAATGAGATACTTCCATTATCTTAATGAACTGGTACCAGGATATGTAGGGATTCATAAAGCAGAGACTGTAGCAGATAATGTACATCATATTGTAAAGCATAGCGAGAAATTACCGGACATAAAAAAACGAGAGATCGAGATCTTTGATAGAGTAATTGATTTTTACAAGAGTACTACTCCTTAA
- a CDS encoding DUF3139 domain-containing protein, whose amino-acid sequence MKKTGSIKMILSGAIILILLLIVGFYVFLQFKYNSLEASLKEHLINVEGYKEEEIVSIEAKLSSMPKYPVYVVFSDDPETKYIFTDGDGEVPKWHQLDPKTPQRLQNSEE is encoded by the coding sequence ATGAAAAAAACGGGAAGCATAAAAATGATTCTGAGCGGTGCTATAATTCTAATCTTATTATTAATAGTCGGTTTTTATGTATTCTTACAGTTCAAATACAATTCTCTTGAAGCAAGCCTAAAAGAACACCTTATAAATGTCGAGGGATATAAAGAAGAAGAAATTGTTAGTATAGAAGCTAAGTTGAGTTCTATGCCTAAATATCCTGTATATGTTGTATTTTCAGATGATCCAGAAACTAAATATATTTTTACGGATGGGGATGGAGAGGTTCCGAAGTGGCATCAATTAGATCCTAAGACTCCTCAGCGTTTACAAAATAGCGAAGAATGA
- a CDS encoding WXG100 family type VII secretion target has translation MTNYEFKKSQLVMTEVVTLMSSISTVLHNHGERFLQADHGSEGQVDINCLPPPSPNACGPQEGIDDRNAVEKSVDSLKELGQAFIQSADDRYQKRYDSVGGFLDYWTFGIPSGLLNGYVDRADKAFESPQDTLNWLTFGVHGTIREAVLPTNAWSSEHWASMLGTGGMVLGVSSVFKPKLHIDTPVKYDGAVDFRQILSGGQRNELPLTDNQKLEIKSYLNKLDFPEENTLIAQPGYYDTWNTGMMYNRLVINTDVLPAAAPGVGTLSANTRISMNATLAHEIVGHYEASIAGKAFPLCDLPPEVIKRNYALDEAQASIRAARFAPELNSTADLRVRDVKGELFIDQR, from the coding sequence TTGACTAACTACGAATTCAAGAAGTCACAGCTTGTTATGACTGAAGTTGTCACACTCATGAGTTCAATATCAACTGTGTTACATAACCATGGAGAACGATTTCTCCAAGCTGATCACGGGTCGGAAGGGCAAGTAGACATAAACTGTTTACCACCACCCTCACCGAATGCTTGTGGTCCACAGGAAGGTATAGACGATCGTAATGCAGTTGAGAAGTCTGTAGATAGTTTAAAAGAGCTAGGACAAGCATTTATACAATCGGCAGATGACCGATATCAGAAGAGATATGATAGTGTAGGTGGATTTCTGGATTACTGGACATTTGGTATTCCAAGTGGACTCTTAAACGGGTATGTTGATCGAGCTGACAAAGCTTTTGAGTCGCCTCAAGACACACTGAACTGGTTGACATTCGGAGTCCATGGAACGATTAGAGAAGCCGTTTTACCTACAAATGCTTGGTCAAGTGAACATTGGGCAAGTATGCTTGGTACAGGTGGTATGGTATTAGGGGTCAGCTCTGTTTTCAAACCTAAGCTGCATATCGATACCCCTGTCAAATACGATGGCGCGGTAGATTTTAGACAGATTCTCAGTGGCGGACAACGCAATGAGCTTCCGCTGACGGATAACCAAAAGCTTGAGATAAAGAGTTACTTGAACAAGCTTGATTTCCCCGAAGAAAATACCTTAATCGCACAACCAGGTTATTATGATACCTGGAATACAGGCATGATGTACAATCGCTTGGTCATCAATACGGATGTCTTACCAGCAGCAGCCCCAGGAGTAGGGACTTTGAGTGCAAATACTCGCATTTCAATGAATGCTACACTAGCTCACGAGATCGTTGGGCATTATGAGGCTTCTATTGCGGGCAAAGCGTTCCCACTTTGTGATCTTCCTCCTGAAGTCATCAAAAGAAACTATGCTCTTGATGAGGCTCAGGCAAGTATCCGGGCAGCAAGGTTTGCTCCTGAACTCAATTCTACTGCCGATCTCAGGGTGAGAGATGTCAAAGGCGAGCTATTCATAGATCAGAGATAA
- a CDS encoding tyrosine-type recombinase/integrase — protein sequence MNQAISALRFYCKHVLHHPTDIQYIRPKKQTKLPQVLSEKEVAQLLKSVTNPKHKAILFLTYSSGLRAGEVVRLRCTDLDIERQTLIVRQGKGQKDRRTLLLSLAWDMVQKYIDEYSSNRWLFPGQSSDRHLTERSVQKVFEEARQRAGIVKR from the coding sequence GTGAATCAGGCCATTAGCGCGCTCCGCTTCTATTGCAAACATGTGCTCCATCATCCTACGGATATCCAGTATATTCGTCCCAAGAAGCAGACCAAGCTTCCGCAAGTGTTGTCCGAAAAGGAAGTTGCTCAATTACTTAAATCCGTAACCAACCCTAAACATAAGGCCATATTGTTTCTGACCTATTCTTCCGGGCTTCGTGCAGGTGAAGTTGTGCGTCTGCGTTGCACCGATCTGGATATTGAAAGGCAGACACTCATTGTGAGACAGGGAAAGGGTCAAAAGGATCGGAGGACGCTTCTTTTAAGTCTCGCCTGGGATATGGTGCAGAAATACATAGATGAATACAGTTCCAATCGTTGGCTGTTTCCGGGGCAATCTTCTGATCGACATCTTACTGAGCGGAGCGTACAGAAGGTTTTTGAAGAAGCTAGACAACGCGCAGGAATTGTGAAAAGGTAA
- a CDS encoding tyrosine-type recombinase/integrase — MLENGTDLRYIQELLDHTSARTIQRYTHVSTKNIQRIQIPLDRMDLGD; from the coding sequence TTGCTGGAAAACGGGACAGACCTGCGCTATATTCAGGAGTTACTTGATCATACGAGTGCACGTACAATTCAGCGATATACGCATGTTAGTACGAAAAATATCCAGCGTATTCAAATCCCGCTGGATCGGATGGATTTGGGAGATTGA
- a CDS encoding barstar family protein: MNYKYSLFNEDGSLIIGHCDNIAGLLETNISETADEDYYDLSFINFHFSADFKQICSNRKYPISNLYILILDHCGNKIGNYYFVLNTQRVFTSSDLKDGRDVNIAGYLPIALSMEILRLWDLGRELKQKNIWSQFTNHQREIWMEIIRNRDNCCKISSNIQHITNQTYYVDGRHITDKISFYFALGESINGPGGYFGGCLDSLSDCLCGGFGVKPPFTIEINGFADKCEIIENILEVLNEHNVTIKL; the protein is encoded by the coding sequence ATGAATTACAAATATAGTCTATTCAACGAGGATGGCAGTTTAATTATCGGACATTGCGATAATATTGCTGGATTATTAGAAACGAACATTAGTGAAACTGCGGATGAGGATTACTACGATCTCAGTTTTATTAATTTCCATTTCAGCGCTGACTTTAAACAGATTTGCTCAAACCGAAAGTATCCCATAAGTAATTTATACATACTTATTTTAGATCATTGTGGTAATAAGATAGGTAATTATTATTTTGTATTGAATACTCAGAGAGTATTTACCTCTTCAGATTTAAAAGATGGGCGAGATGTTAATATTGCTGGTTATCTTCCAATTGCTCTTTCTATGGAAATTCTAAGACTCTGGGATCTTGGTAGAGAGTTAAAACAAAAAAATATTTGGTCTCAATTTACTAACCATCAGCGCGAGATCTGGATGGAGATAATCAGAAATCGCGATAATTGTTGTAAAATCTCCAGTAATATTCAACACATAACTAATCAAACGTATTATGTTGATGGTCGACATATCACAGATAAGATTTCTTTTTATTTTGCGCTGGGTGAATCCATCAATGGCCCTGGAGGTTATTTCGGCGGATGTCTGGACAGCTTGTCAGATTGCTTGTGCGGAGGCTTTGGTGTGAAACCACCTTTTACGATTGAAATCAATGGATTTGCTGATAAATGCGAAATAATTGAAAATATTTTAGAAGTGCTTAACGAACATAATGTTACAATCAAACTTTAA
- a CDS encoding HIT family protein, which translates to MLRLITLADGRSVEVECVSCALTSGLISSTGGVIFESSNFHVHQDIAYPIKGLVILASKRHFYCMDELTDEERLEFISLIHKLRSEQRKRLGIDKVYYFYNEDTTHHFHLWMVPRYEWMYQFGNSVESLRPALLHARNNMNDDENMKSVEEGVSMLREGMRDFVSS; encoded by the coding sequence ATGCTAAGACTAATTACATTGGCTGATGGAAGATCGGTAGAAGTTGAATGTGTAAGCTGCGCATTGACAAGTGGTTTGATTTCTTCAACAGGTGGAGTAATTTTTGAATCAAGCAACTTTCATGTCCATCAAGATATTGCTTACCCAATTAAAGGGTTAGTTATATTAGCTTCAAAGAGGCATTTTTACTGCATGGATGAATTAACAGATGAAGAGCGATTAGAATTTATTTCGTTAATCCATAAGCTCAGAAGTGAACAAAGAAAACGATTGGGAATTGATAAGGTCTATTATTTTTATAATGAAGATACAACACATCACTTTCATTTATGGATGGTTCCTAGATATGAATGGATGTACCAATTTGGAAATTCAGTAGAATCATTAAGACCGGCATTATTACATGCAAGGAATAATATGAATGACGATGAGAATATGAAGAGTGTAGAAGAAGGGGTTAGCATGCTAAGAGAGGGCATGAGGGATTTTGTGAGTAGCTAA
- a CDS encoding YneF family protein yields the protein MSKLTEILDPSTTTGSLLIGIISGLISGVILGFFSGKKYEVNKLKTKGNNSPIINKSEIKVNSNEK from the coding sequence ATGTCTAAATTAACTGAAATTCTCGACCCTTCAACCACAACAGGTTCATTATTGATTGGAATTATTTCGGGGTTAATTTCTGGAGTAATATTAGGATTCTTTTCTGGTAAAAAGTACGAAGTGAATAAATTGAAAACTAAAGGTAATAACAGTCCAATTATTAATAAATCTGAAATAAAGGTGAATTCGAATGAGAAATAA
- a CDS encoding SIR2 family NAD-dependent protein deacylase: protein MINTEQNYLAEEIASNNAVLFVGAGFSLNAVPIHDHVVSSFKDWTGFMLQLAGKLWEHDAFNKKELLSKIAGDYLYVTQLFIERFGYTQFYKEFLEAVPTQEYQPSDLHRSLLGLPWTEYVTTNQDDLIEKTMKQLNVPYHCVVQDLDLSTSLNKKIIKMHGTWERPESLIFSEEDYQNYEEEHPLIALKVKQLFAEKTVFFVGFSLKDTNFKALHRWIQNILGKHQKRAYAYIPNADEYIKTYWRQRNLIILSDEVNGNDTDEWKYNYQAKLTNRIHQLSDYISILSARRNIDGDTKKNYERIKHLVINEGLRREHRIWIEQWRRE, encoded by the coding sequence ATGATAAATACGGAACAGAATTATTTAGCTGAAGAAATTGCTTCCAATAATGCAGTATTGTTTGTTGGTGCAGGTTTCTCATTAAATGCAGTACCTATTCATGATCATGTAGTTTCTTCCTTTAAAGATTGGACAGGTTTCATGTTACAGCTCGCAGGAAAGCTATGGGAACATGATGCCTTTAATAAAAAAGAGCTATTAAGCAAAATAGCTGGAGATTATTTATATGTAACGCAGCTCTTTATAGAACGATTTGGATATACACAGTTCTACAAGGAATTTCTCGAAGCAGTTCCTACACAGGAGTACCAACCCTCCGATCTACACAGATCGTTACTTGGATTGCCTTGGACTGAGTATGTAACTACAAATCAGGACGATCTGATTGAGAAGACTATGAAACAACTTAATGTGCCTTATCATTGTGTTGTTCAAGATTTAGATTTGTCTACATCTTTAAATAAAAAAATTATTAAAATGCACGGTACTTGGGAACGTCCAGAAAGTCTTATTTTTTCTGAAGAAGATTACCAGAATTATGAAGAAGAACATCCACTTATCGCTTTGAAAGTAAAGCAATTGTTTGCTGAGAAGACAGTTTTTTTTGTTGGCTTTAGTTTAAAAGATACTAATTTTAAGGCATTACACAGATGGATACAAAATATCCTGGGGAAACACCAAAAGAGAGCTTATGCATATATCCCAAATGCTGATGAATATATAAAAACTTATTGGCGCCAACGGAATTTAATTATCTTATCAGATGAGGTAAATGGGAATGATACAGATGAATGGAAGTATAATTACCAAGCCAAATTAACGAATAGAATTCATCAATTGAGTGATTACATAAGTATCCTTAGTGCAAGACGTAACATAGATGGGGATACAAAAAAAAATTATGAAAGAATAAAGCATCTGGTTATCAATGAAGGGCTGAGAAGGGAGCATAGAATATGGATAGAACAGTGGAGGCGAGAGTAG